A single region of the Microtus ochrogaster isolate Prairie Vole_2 chromosome 2, MicOch1.0, whole genome shotgun sequence genome encodes:
- the LOC101992253 gene encoding cell surface glycoprotein CD200 receptor 2 codes for MNSVGRTSALRLLIFFTILVPDGNVDSSMSTTLFVQKGAKALLCCPALPKTETVLIIWVIAPRGQPPCRIIYRAETMETNETNCTDKRLTWVFTPDQSPVLQINAVTLDLEGLYSCEIATAKGNFLRRHDLQVLVPPAVTLLPGENRTAVCEAIAGKPAAQIFWTPDEETIIELTCPLPLPAVTGVTSTLHSLLTILYLKLSLLGIILLIVGFAFFQKRNYFR; via the exons ATGAACTCTGTAGGGAGGACCTCGGCTTTGAGGTTACTGATCTTCTTCACTATTTTGGTACCTGATGGGAATG TTGACTCCTCTATGAG CACTACACTGTTTGTACAGAAGGGTGCTaaggctctgctgtgctgccctgctcttccaaagacagaaacagtattaataaTATGGGTCATAGCCCCCAGAGGGCAGCCTCCCTGCAGAATAATCTACAGAGCAGAAACAATGGAGACCAATGAAACCAACTGCACAGATAAGAGACTCACCTGGGTCTTCACACCTGACCAGAGTCCTGTCCTTCAGATCAATGCAGTGACCCTTGATCTTGAAGGGCTTTATTCATGTGAAATAGCAACAGCTAAGGGGAATTTCCTAAGGAGACATGACCTCCAAGTGCTAG TGCCTCCAGCAGTAACCCTGCTTCCAggggaaaacagaacagcagTTTGTGAGGCAATTGCAGGCAAGCCGGCAGCACAGATCTTTTGGACTCCAGATGAGga AACCATTATTGAACTGACTTGCCCTTTACCCTTGCCTGCAGTTACAGGTGTCACCAGCACGCTGCATTCCCTGCTGACCATTCTCTATCTGAAACTTTCCCTTCTGGGGATTATTCTGCTTATTGTAGGATTTGCTTTCTTCCAGAAGAGAAATTATTTCAGGTAG